A single genomic interval of Camelina sativa cultivar DH55 chromosome 11, Cs, whole genome shotgun sequence harbors:
- the LOC104725379 gene encoding 1,4-dihydroxy-2-naphthoyl-CoA thioesterase 2: MDPNSPEYIIDQPLKILGFVFEELSATRVSGHLTVTDKCCQPFKVLHGGVSALIAEGLASLGAGIASGYKRVAGIHLSIHHLRPAVLGDFVFAESFPVNVGKNIQVWEVRLWKTKKTKKSEEKIMVSTSRVTLFCGVPIPDHVKDAPDQLKKFVSKL, encoded by the exons ATGGATCCAAATTCGCCGGAATATATCATTGATCAGCCGCTTAAAATCTTAGGATTTGTATTTGAAGAGCTTTCAGCCACCAGAGTCTCCGGCCACCTCACCGTAACTGACAAATGTTGCCAGCCGTTCAAAGTCTTGCACGGCGGCGTATCAGCTCTGATCGCTGAGGGACTCGCCAGTCTCGGTGCCGGAATCGCATCTGGTTATAAACGTGTTGCCGGTATCCATCTCTCCATTCACCACCTCCGACCTGCTGTTCTCGGTGATTTCGTCTTCGCCGAATCTTTTCCGGTCAACGTTGGCAAAAATATTCAG GTATGGGAGGTCCGGTTATGGAAaaccaagaagaccaagaaatCGGAAGAGAAAATAATGGTATCAACATCCCGGGTTACTCTCTTTTGCGGTGTACCTATACCAGACCATGTTAAAGATGCTCCAGACCAGTTGAAGAAATTTGTATCCAAGTTGTAA